The Pseudomonas sp. FP2309 genome has a window encoding:
- a CDS encoding NEL-type E3 ubiquitin ligase domain-containing protein, with amino-acid sequence MGEERTLNDVVTPEVLAELPKVLLEVTQDLDTAQTLQATLPGWLVEAEAQTLSALEQAHQDSGPLREKVQATLNRLEPLDTFCAERLDAFLAAKGVHGVDVKQDMLELAHRSLTNLNPDLAGPLLVTVTTEKHSLLQAAMQNFSASQAQNGGLSITAMIRSAATGERNASISAGEFVRHCRELDLGSAYQRHVREVFNLPAPGEQTVAGRYNEVASDIGRLKLLDMRTDLHIALAKGDVSKPMYERLLAMLARNADTHPIEDLLIEGRALTWHGLNMNQACLWSVLVFAGHTGKGLSNGRCVVYMPNEPVRPWFEYETLEDFTGYLSLKLQIPAYREFFKGYLDESERPDFFVGFDRDKRLNLQGLAVNVSVSQSFFEAYVGKAQLDAMVLAVPVVQVDEEARRALLRRYLDAGLTLANIAGFFTPGLGQLMMGVAIGQLLAEVYEGVEDWTHQRKTEALEHLLNVAQGVASMALFMAAGKVVGSLFKRTAEPPAAFFEQFDAVKLSSTQKRLWRNSLRPYRHVPEADMLATPSYRGIYQAHGRAYIAIDGAFYRVSYDPAISRWRVLHPSREAAYSPPLEHNDAGGWRHMGERVDQWRTPTYAFERLSPGVNSLPDGRLAEIITATHCRLHDLRLLVEQNQALPSRLRDSVARWRLDQTIRDLLWQLDYHGQGQPSTARVQMTALPLLDGWPRGRFFELLDESGNLLKRYPDTAPFDYEDLSIHVSEQQLKDGQLTQILLDALSDEERRTLLGADVAPEQLQQRLSVRLLASVKRHYQTLFEQLYRDYDPLAEGSVALLKKRFPQLPTGVAQELLGETSSVDRQLLRNTERVPRRLHARARQALHALVEDRAVAGLYLPPLATAPTERLAIGLLGRLPHWPREIHVQLRAGALDGALLAERAEASTGVLHTLVTSERGYQLFDAQGQALHAPVPGPSGFYQALLGSLSALQRSRLGIYSSGEQGAAQLQAKLRLLVAEARDHVGGYLREPAPEPLAPSQLGCMQAAPPATTLQPRQLIRKVQTLYPMLNEVQASGLIEGLGEDHLARAHVVKLLQLSFEALHRTLDAWRNDRAGLERINEPLVEARLSRKHAAQQLEQCWRRLTGLGEDSRLALDGMRVGALPTLPPVVNFDHVRHLTLKNMDVGDEAAYFLKYFKGLKSLDLSSNRLTRLPEALSHMPHLEALYLDHNNLELTVYTRAKLADLRNLRVLSLAGNRLVDPPPLDHLFDLRRLILRDCRLKTFPEGLWRLPFLETVDLRQNDISRLPDWLFRAPRQRTQAINLRHNPLSSSTLSQLTDYRRQTGTGLGYFEDDIARLNEQAARELWMPDPRLPDYPQKNDLWLMLRDDKDSDGLFKLLAELGGSADTEHVREDMTRRVWRVLEATGQRAELATEVFERAATPINCDDAAALNFSSLEILVEISDAGLQIEGGHVSAKALLALGQGLYRLDRLESIARSHSLDNPGTDPLEVSLAYRTGLADMFYLPGQPRHMRYASLSGVTPAQLNAAEATVRAAELTPALLRFLGELPFWQSYLKKIHATRFETLNEPFDTRMREVFDQALDLDSETYRTRMNSVLREQRVAEEIEIERLTRAALEVDKLAVCELP; translated from the coding sequence ATGGGCGAAGAACGCACATTGAACGACGTGGTCACCCCTGAAGTCTTGGCCGAGTTGCCCAAGGTTTTGCTGGAAGTCACCCAGGACCTGGACACCGCCCAGACGCTGCAAGCCACTTTGCCGGGATGGCTGGTAGAAGCGGAGGCGCAAACGCTGTCGGCGCTCGAACAGGCTCACCAGGACAGTGGGCCCCTGCGTGAAAAGGTCCAGGCCACGCTGAACAGGCTGGAGCCGCTCGACACGTTCTGCGCCGAACGGTTGGACGCGTTTCTGGCGGCCAAGGGCGTGCACGGTGTTGATGTCAAACAGGACATGCTGGAACTGGCCCACCGCTCGTTGACCAACCTCAACCCCGACCTCGCAGGGCCGCTGCTGGTCACGGTCACCACCGAAAAGCACAGCCTGTTGCAGGCGGCCATGCAGAACTTCAGCGCCTCACAGGCCCAAAACGGCGGCCTGTCGATCACTGCGATGATCCGCAGCGCCGCCACGGGTGAGCGAAACGCGTCGATCAGCGCCGGCGAGTTTGTCCGGCACTGCCGCGAACTGGACCTGGGCAGCGCATACCAGCGCCATGTGCGCGAGGTGTTCAACCTGCCGGCTCCCGGCGAACAAACGGTTGCCGGCCGCTATAACGAGGTGGCCAGCGACATTGGCCGGCTCAAGCTGCTCGACATGCGTACCGACCTGCATATCGCCCTGGCGAAGGGGGACGTCAGCAAGCCGATGTACGAGCGGTTGCTCGCCATGCTGGCGCGCAATGCCGATACCCATCCGATCGAGGACCTGTTGATAGAGGGGCGTGCGCTGACTTGGCACGGCTTGAACATGAACCAGGCGTGCCTGTGGAGCGTGCTGGTATTTGCCGGCCATACGGGCAAAGGTTTATCCAACGGCCGCTGTGTGGTGTACATGCCCAATGAGCCGGTTCGGCCCTGGTTCGAGTACGAGACGCTGGAGGACTTTACGGGCTATCTCAGCTTGAAGTTGCAGATCCCGGCCTATCGTGAGTTTTTTAAAGGCTATCTGGATGAGTCCGAGCGCCCGGATTTCTTCGTGGGCTTTGATCGCGACAAACGCCTGAATCTGCAAGGGCTGGCGGTAAACGTCAGCGTGTCGCAGAGTTTTTTCGAGGCCTACGTGGGCAAGGCGCAGTTGGACGCGATGGTCCTGGCCGTGCCCGTCGTTCAGGTGGATGAGGAGGCTCGCCGCGCCTTGCTTCGACGGTATCTGGATGCTGGTCTGACATTGGCCAATATCGCCGGTTTTTTCACCCCTGGCCTGGGCCAGTTGATGATGGGCGTGGCCATCGGGCAATTACTGGCCGAGGTCTATGAGGGCGTTGAGGACTGGACCCACCAGCGTAAAACCGAGGCGTTGGAGCACCTGTTGAATGTGGCGCAAGGCGTCGCTTCGATGGCGCTGTTTATGGCGGCGGGCAAGGTCGTGGGCTCGCTGTTCAAACGGACGGCGGAACCGCCCGCTGCGTTTTTCGAGCAGTTCGATGCCGTGAAGCTGTCCAGCACGCAGAAGCGCCTGTGGCGCAACAGTCTGCGTCCGTATCGTCACGTGCCCGAGGCCGACATGCTGGCGACCCCCAGTTATCGCGGGATTTATCAAGCCCATGGGCGTGCCTATATCGCCATCGACGGCGCGTTCTACCGGGTGTCTTATGACCCTGCCATCAGCCGCTGGCGCGTGCTGCATCCCTCGCGTGAGGCAGCGTACAGCCCGCCGCTTGAGCACAATGACGCCGGTGGCTGGCGCCACATGGGCGAGCGGGTGGATCAATGGCGCACGCCGACCTATGCGTTCGAACGCCTGTCGCCGGGGGTGAATTCGCTGCCGGACGGCCGACTGGCCGAAATCATCACCGCCACCCACTGCCGACTGCATGATTTGCGCCTGCTCGTCGAGCAAAACCAGGCGTTGCCGTCGCGGCTGCGCGACAGCGTGGCGCGCTGGCGGTTGGACCAGACTATTCGCGACCTGCTTTGGCAGTTGGACTATCACGGCCAGGGCCAGCCAAGCACCGCGCGCGTGCAAATGACTGCGTTGCCGCTGCTGGACGGCTGGCCCAGGGGGCGCTTTTTCGAATTGCTGGATGAGAGCGGCAACTTGCTCAAGCGTTATCCGGACACCGCCCCGTTCGATTACGAAGACCTGAGCATCCATGTCAGCGAACAGCAACTCAAGGACGGTCAATTGACCCAGATCCTGCTTGATGCCCTGAGCGACGAAGAACGCCGCACGCTGCTGGGCGCAGACGTCGCGCCCGAGCAGTTGCAGCAGCGGCTGTCGGTGCGTTTGCTGGCCAGCGTCAAGCGCCATTATCAGACACTGTTCGAGCAACTCTACCGAGACTATGACCCGCTTGCCGAAGGCAGTGTCGCCTTGCTCAAGAAACGCTTCCCGCAGTTGCCGACGGGCGTGGCCCAGGAATTGTTGGGCGAAACTTCGTCCGTCGACCGCCAACTGCTGCGCAATACCGAACGTGTGCCGCGCCGCCTGCACGCACGAGCGCGGCAGGCGTTACATGCGTTGGTGGAGGATCGCGCGGTGGCGGGGCTGTATTTACCCCCATTGGCCACGGCGCCGACCGAACGCCTGGCGATCGGCTTGCTCGGGCGCCTGCCCCATTGGCCGCGGGAAATCCATGTGCAACTGCGTGCCGGGGCCCTGGACGGCGCGTTGCTGGCCGAGCGCGCAGAGGCATCGACCGGCGTGTTGCATACGCTGGTCACGTCCGAACGTGGCTATCAGCTGTTCGACGCGCAAGGGCAGGCCCTGCACGCCCCGGTGCCTGGGCCGTCAGGGTTTTACCAGGCGCTGCTGGGCAGCTTGTCAGCGTTGCAGCGCAGCCGGCTGGGCATCTATTCCAGCGGTGAGCAGGGCGCTGCGCAACTGCAGGCCAAGCTGCGCTTGCTGGTCGCTGAAGCGCGCGACCATGTGGGTGGATACCTGCGTGAGCCTGCACCCGAACCCCTGGCGCCATCGCAACTGGGTTGCATGCAGGCGGCTCCCCCGGCCACGACGTTGCAGCCGCGGCAACTGATCCGCAAGGTGCAAACACTCTACCCCATGCTCAACGAGGTTCAGGCGTCGGGGCTGATCGAAGGGTTGGGCGAGGACCATCTGGCCCGCGCCCATGTGGTCAAGCTGTTGCAACTGTCCTTTGAGGCGCTGCACCGCACGCTCGATGCCTGGCGCAACGACCGGGCCGGGTTGGAACGCATCAATGAGCCGTTGGTAGAGGCGCGCCTGAGCCGCAAGCACGCGGCGCAGCAATTGGAGCAGTGCTGGCGACGCCTGACCGGGCTGGGTGAAGATTCGCGGCTGGCGCTCGACGGCATGCGGGTGGGGGCGCTGCCGACATTGCCGCCGGTGGTCAATTTTGATCACGTGCGCCACCTGACCCTGAAAAATATGGACGTCGGCGATGAAGCGGCCTATTTCCTCAAGTATTTCAAAGGGCTCAAGTCCCTGGACCTGTCGAGCAACCGCCTGACGCGACTGCCCGAGGCGCTGTCGCACATGCCCCACCTCGAAGCGCTGTACCTGGACCACAATAACCTTGAGCTGACGGTGTACACCCGCGCCAAGCTTGCCGACTTGCGCAACCTGCGGGTGTTGAGCCTGGCCGGCAACCGGCTGGTCGATCCGCCGCCACTGGACCACCTGTTCGACCTGCGCCGCTTGATCCTGCGTGATTGCCGGCTCAAGACCTTTCCCGAAGGCTTATGGCGCTTGCCGTTCCTGGAAACGGTCGACCTGCGCCAGAACGACATCAGCCGCCTGCCGGACTGGCTGTTCCGCGCGCCTCGCCAGCGTACCCAGGCGATCAACCTGCGCCACAACCCGCTGTCGTCCTCGACGCTGTCGCAGTTGACCGACTACCGCCGGCAAACCGGAACCGGCCTGGGCTATTTTGAAGACGATATCGCGCGCCTTAACGAACAGGCCGCCCGTGAGTTGTGGATGCCCGACCCGCGCCTGCCCGATTACCCGCAGAAAAATGACCTCTGGCTGATGCTGCGCGACGACAAGGACAGTGATGGGCTGTTCAAGCTGCTGGCTGAACTGGGCGGCTCGGCAGACACCGAGCACGTGCGCGAAGACATGACACGCCGGGTCTGGCGTGTGCTCGAAGCCACCGGCCAGCGTGCGGAACTGGCGACTGAAGTGTTCGAACGCGCTGCGACACCGATCAACTGCGATGACGCCGCCGCGTTGAACTTCAGCAGCCTGGAGATACTGGTGGAAATCAGCGACGCCGGTCTCCAGATCGAGGGTGGGCACGTTTCCGCCAAAGCACTGCTGGCTTTGGGTCAGGGCCTGTACCGACTCGATCGACTGGAAAGCATCGCGCGCTCCCACAGCCTCGACAATCCGGGCACTGATCCGTTGGAAGTCAGCCTGGCCTACCGCACGGGCCTGGCCGACATGTTTTATTTGCCGGGCCAACCCAGGCATATGCGCTATGCCAGTTTGAGCGGTGTCACACCGGCGCAGTTGAACGCCGCTGAAGCCACCGTGCGGGCCGCCGAGCTGACGCCTGCGCTGCTGCGCTTTCTAGGTGAGTTACCGTTTTGGCAGAGCTACCTCAAGAAAATCCACGCCACCCGTTTCGAAACCCTCAACGAACCGTTCGATACCCGCATGCGCGAGGTGTTCGATCAGGCCTTGGATCTCGACAGCGAAACCTACCGTACCCGCATGAATAGCGTCCTCAGGGAGCAACGGGTCGCCGAGGAAATTGAGATTGAGCGCCTGACCCGCGCGGCACTGGAGGTCGACAAACTGGCGGTGTGCGAGTTGCCTTAG